In Leisingera methylohalidivorans DSM 14336, a single genomic region encodes these proteins:
- a CDS encoding SH3 domain-containing protein produces MALRHLAAAAVSLAMAGAVCAAESRGPVTNLPLPRYVSMKAAKGNVRRGPSLTHKIDWVFKRRGMPLEITAEYGHWRRVQDREGAGGWVHYALLSGVRTVLIEEDMLTVHSRPDSRAPVTAAFELGVVARLGECETSWCEISAGGYSGWAPKKKLWGVAPDELRE; encoded by the coding sequence ATGGCATTGCGCCATCTGGCAGCGGCAGCGGTATCCCTGGCGATGGCGGGGGCCGTATGCGCCGCCGAATCCCGCGGCCCCGTCACCAACCTGCCGCTGCCGCGCTATGTCTCGATGAAGGCCGCCAAGGGCAATGTGCGCCGCGGCCCGTCGCTGACCCACAAGATCGACTGGGTGTTCAAACGCCGCGGCATGCCGCTGGAAATCACTGCGGAATACGGCCACTGGCGCCGGGTGCAGGACCGCGAGGGGGCCGGCGGCTGGGTGCATTACGCATTGCTGTCGGGCGTGCGCACGGTGCTGATCGAAGAGGACATGCTGACCGTGCATTCCCGGCCGGACAGCCGCGCGCCGGTTACCGCTGCCTTCGAGCTGGGCGTGGTCGCCCGGCTGGGCGAGTGCGAGACCAGCTGGTGCGAAATCTCGGCCGGCGGCTACAGCGGCTGGGCGCCGAAGAAAAAACTCTGGGGCGTCGCCCCGGATGAGCTGCGCGAATAA
- a CDS encoding 2-hydroxyacid dehydrogenase — protein MPRDRLSVVVTRRLPEPVETRLSELFDVRLREDDEPMTRAELAAAVKNADVLVPTVTDTIDAGILGQAGERLRLIANYGAGVDHIDVATARQRGILVSNTPGVLTDDTADMAMALIMAVVRRMPEGLAVMQKGDWQGWAPTALLGGRIAGRRLGILGMGRIGQAVARRAAAFGMQIHYHNRRRLRPETEETLEATYWESLDQMVARMDVLSINCPSTPSTFHLMNARRLKLMKPSAVIVNTSRGEVIDEHALTRMLRSNEIAGAGLDVYEHGTDINPRLRELSNVVLLPHMGSATIEGRIEMGEKVLLNIKTFEDGHRPPDQVVPSML, from the coding sequence GTGCCAAGAGACCGACTGAGTGTTGTTGTTACGCGACGGTTGCCGGAGCCTGTGGAAACCCGGCTGAGCGAGCTGTTTGATGTCCGCCTGCGCGAGGATGACGAGCCGATGACCCGGGCCGAGCTGGCCGCGGCAGTGAAAAATGCCGATGTGCTGGTGCCCACTGTCACCGATACCATTGACGCAGGGATTTTGGGCCAGGCGGGGGAGCGGCTGCGGCTGATCGCCAACTACGGTGCCGGGGTCGACCATATTGATGTGGCCACTGCGCGCCAGCGCGGCATCCTGGTGTCCAACACGCCCGGGGTGCTGACCGACGATACTGCCGATATGGCCATGGCGCTGATCATGGCGGTGGTGCGGCGCATGCCCGAAGGGCTGGCCGTGATGCAGAAGGGCGACTGGCAGGGCTGGGCGCCGACAGCGCTTTTGGGCGGCCGGATTGCCGGGCGGCGGCTGGGCATTCTCGGCATGGGCCGGATCGGCCAGGCCGTGGCCAGGCGCGCCGCCGCCTTTGGCATGCAAATCCATTACCACAACCGCCGCCGTCTGCGGCCCGAGACCGAAGAGACGCTGGAAGCCACCTATTGGGAAAGCCTTGATCAGATGGTGGCGCGGATGGATGTGCTGTCGATCAACTGCCCGTCGACCCCTTCAACCTTTCACCTGATGAATGCCCGCCGCCTGAAGCTGATGAAGCCCTCGGCGGTGATCGTGAACACCTCGCGCGGCGAGGTGATCGACGAACACGCCCTGACCCGCATGCTGCGCTCGAATGAGATCGCCGGTGCCGGCCTTGATGTCTATGAGCACGGCACCGACATCAACCCGCGCCTGCGCGAGCTGTCCAATGTGGTGCTGCTGCCGCATATGGGCTCCGCCACCATCGAGGGCCGGATCGAGATGGGCGAGAAGGTGCTGTTGAATATCAAGACATTCGAGGACGGCCATCGTCCGCCGGACCAGGTGGTGCCGTCGATGCTGTAA
- the ggt gene encoding gamma-glutamyltransferase codes for MKHLILACIVCAGSAAAQEAADAVAPEAATGGTFQALSAEVAAALEAKSAGRPVEAENWMVAAANPHAVEAGAAVLRAGGTAADAMVAVQTVLGLVEPQSSGLGGGAFLVWYDAATGELTTLDGRETAPLAATPTLFQDEDGAPLKFFDAVVGGLSVGTPGTPALLEAAHRRWGRANWPSLFEPAIRLAEEGFVVSPRLASLVAGGAERLARFPATADYFLPGGDPIAEGAALLNPEYAATLRALAQGGAGAFYAGPIAAEIVRAVTAAEGNPGVLSAADLALYQVKERPAVCAAYRDFEACGMGPPSSGALTVGQILGMLNSYDLAELGAESAEAWRLIGDASRLAFADRGRYMADADFVPVPSHGLVAADYLATRAGLLQGDDALPEVAPGAPEFDHALMLADDQSIELPSTSHISIVDSYGNVLSMTTTIENAFGSRLMAGGFLLNNELTDFSFRTHADGVPIANRLEPGKRPRSSMAPTIVMKDGAPVLAIGSPGGSRIIGYVAKSIVAWADWGMDIQTALALPHLVNRFGTYDLEAGTSAEGLAGALTDLGYEVNIRDLTSGLHAIEIGERLKGAADPRREGIALGG; via the coding sequence GTGAAGCACTTGATTCTGGCCTGTATCGTCTGCGCCGGCAGTGCCGCCGCGCAGGAGGCGGCTGACGCCGTTGCGCCCGAAGCGGCAACCGGCGGCACGTTTCAGGCGCTCTCGGCGGAGGTGGCTGCCGCGCTGGAGGCCAAATCGGCAGGCCGGCCTGTGGAAGCGGAAAACTGGATGGTCGCTGCTGCCAATCCGCATGCCGTTGAAGCCGGCGCCGCCGTGCTGCGCGCAGGCGGCACCGCGGCGGACGCGATGGTGGCGGTGCAGACCGTTCTGGGGCTGGTGGAGCCGCAATCCTCGGGCCTCGGCGGCGGCGCGTTTCTGGTCTGGTATGACGCTGCCACGGGCGAGCTGACCACGCTGGACGGGCGCGAAACCGCGCCGCTGGCCGCCACGCCGACCCTGTTCCAGGATGAAGATGGCGCGCCGCTGAAATTCTTTGATGCGGTGGTCGGCGGTCTGTCCGTCGGCACTCCCGGCACCCCGGCCCTGCTGGAGGCGGCGCACCGCCGCTGGGGCCGCGCCAACTGGCCGTCGCTGTTCGAACCGGCGATCCGGCTGGCGGAGGAGGGCTTTGTCGTCTCGCCGCGGCTGGCCTCGCTGGTGGCGGGCGGCGCCGAACGGCTGGCGCGCTTCCCGGCCACAGCGGATTACTTCCTGCCGGGCGGTGACCCGATTGCCGAGGGCGCGGCCCTCCTGAACCCGGAGTATGCCGCCACCTTGCGGGCGCTGGCCCAGGGCGGGGCAGGGGCGTTCTACGCCGGTCCCATCGCCGCAGAAATCGTCCGGGCCGTGACCGCCGCCGAAGGTAATCCGGGGGTGCTGTCCGCTGCGGATCTGGCACTCTACCAGGTCAAGGAACGCCCGGCGGTCTGCGCCGCCTACCGCGATTTCGAGGCCTGCGGCATGGGGCCGCCATCCTCGGGGGCGCTGACCGTGGGGCAAATTCTGGGGATGCTGAATTCCTATGATCTGGCGGAACTGGGGGCCGAAAGCGCCGAGGCCTGGCGGCTGATCGGCGATGCCTCGCGCCTCGCCTTTGCCGACCGGGGCCGCTACATGGCCGACGCGGATTTTGTGCCGGTGCCCAGCCACGGGCTGGTGGCGGCGGATTATCTCGCCACCCGGGCCGGGCTGCTGCAGGGCGATGATGCGCTGCCCGAGGTGGCGCCGGGCGCGCCGGAATTCGATCATGCGCTGATGCTGGCGGATGACCAGTCGATCGAGCTGCCGTCGACCTCGCATATCTCCATCGTGGACAGCTATGGCAACGTGCTGTCGATGACCACGACGATAGAAAACGCCTTTGGCTCGCGGCTGATGGCGGGCGGGTTCCTGTTGAATAATGAGCTGACGGATTTTTCCTTCCGCACCCATGCGGACGGCGTGCCCATCGCCAACCGGCTGGAGCCGGGCAAGCGGCCGCGCTCCTCGATGGCGCCGACCATTGTAATGAAGGATGGTGCACCGGTGCTGGCCATCGGCTCCCCCGGCGGCAGCCGGATCATCGGCTATGTCGCGAAATCCATCGTGGCCTGGGCCGACTGGGGGATGGATATTCAAACGGCGCTGGCGCTGCCGCATCTGGTCAACCGGTTCGGCACCTATGATCTGGAGGCAGGCACCAGCGCCGAGGGGCTGGCGGGGGCGCTGACGGATTTAGGGTATGAGGTCAATATCCGCGACCTGACTTCCGGCCTGCACGCGATTGAGATCGGTGAACGGCTGAAGGGCGCTGCGGATCCGCGCCGGGAAGGGATTGCCCTGGGCGGATAA
- a CDS encoding FAD-binding oxidoreductase yields the protein MVQATSLPRNETGIAAAVETLKQRFGDQLQTGQAICEQHGHTTTWITNQAPDAVAFPTSTEQVAEIVKVCAEHGVPVIPYGTGTSLEGHVNAPAGGICIDMMRMDRIIAVHAEDLDVVVQPGVTREQLNTYLRDQGLFFPIDPGANASLGGMAATRASGTNAVRYGTMKDNVLALEAVMADGGVIRTAQRARKSSAGYDMTRLLVGSEGTLGLITELTLKLQGIPEAVRSARCSFRSVDDACRAVMMTIQYGIPVARIELLDALSVRAANAYSGLDLPETPLLLLEFHGSDAGVVEQSDMFASIAEEFSGFDFAATSTAEERSKLWQARHDMYWASLQLRPGAKGISTDVCVPISRLAECVGAARDKAEGMGLMAPIVGHVGDGNFHALLLIDMDSGNERQKADEFVGWLNDLAISMDGTCTGEHGIGQGKRPYLQKELGETTRYMAAVKAALDPDNIMNPGKILEM from the coding sequence ATGGTGCAAGCCACCTCACTGCCGCGCAACGAAACCGGGATCGCCGCCGCCGTCGAGACGCTGAAACAGCGGTTCGGCGACCAGCTGCAAACCGGCCAGGCCATTTGCGAGCAGCACGGCCACACCACCACCTGGATCACCAACCAGGCGCCGGATGCGGTGGCCTTCCCGACCTCCACCGAACAGGTTGCCGAGATCGTCAAGGTCTGCGCCGAGCACGGCGTGCCGGTCATCCCGTACGGCACCGGCACCTCGCTGGAGGGCCATGTGAACGCCCCCGCCGGCGGTATCTGCATCGACATGATGCGGATGGACAGGATCATCGCCGTCCATGCCGAAGACCTCGATGTGGTGGTGCAGCCCGGCGTCACCCGCGAGCAGCTCAACACTTACCTGCGCGACCAGGGCCTGTTCTTTCCGATCGACCCCGGCGCCAATGCCTCGCTCGGCGGCATGGCCGCCACCCGGGCGTCGGGCACCAACGCGGTGCGTTACGGCACCATGAAGGACAACGTGCTGGCACTGGAAGCGGTGATGGCCGACGGCGGTGTGATCCGCACCGCGCAGCGGGCCAGAAAATCCTCGGCCGGCTATGACATGACGCGCCTGCTGGTCGGCTCCGAAGGCACCCTGGGCCTGATCACCGAGCTGACCCTGAAACTGCAGGGCATCCCCGAGGCGGTGCGCTCCGCCCGCTGCTCCTTCCGCAGTGTGGACGACGCCTGCCGCGCGGTGATGATGACGATCCAATACGGTATCCCCGTCGCCCGGATCGAACTTCTGGACGCGCTCAGCGTGCGGGCAGCCAATGCCTATTCCGGCCTCGACCTGCCGGAAACCCCGCTGCTCCTGCTGGAATTCCACGGCTCGGACGCGGGCGTGGTGGAGCAATCGGACATGTTCGCCTCCATCGCCGAGGAATTCAGCGGTTTTGACTTTGCCGCAACCTCGACGGCCGAGGAGCGCAGCAAGCTGTGGCAGGCGCGCCATGACATGTATTGGGCCAGCCTGCAGCTGCGTCCCGGTGCCAAGGGGATTTCCACCGATGTTTGCGTGCCGATCTCGCGCCTGGCCGAATGCGTCGGCGCCGCGCGCGACAAGGCCGAAGGCATGGGGCTGATGGCGCCGATCGTCGGCCATGTGGGCGACGGCAACTTCCACGCGCTGCTGCTGATCGATATGGATAGCGGCAATGAGCGGCAGAAGGCGGATGAGTTTGTCGGCTGGCTGAACGACCTGGCAATTTCGATGGACGGCACCTGCACCGGCGAACACGGCATCGGCCAGGGCAAACGGCCCTATCTGCAAAAGGAACTGGGCGAGACCACCCGTTACATGGCGGCGGTCAAGGCCGCATTGGATCCGGACAACATCATGAACCCGGGCAAGATCCTGGAGATGTGA
- a CDS encoding GcvT family protein, with the protein MKTQVKALVVGGGAVGTSIAYHLAKAGWEDVMLIERDELTSGSTWHAAGLLPLFNMSYATTHIHKYSVDFYKTLEEETGLNAGFAVVGNLRMAQTQERMDEYMLYASIAETCDVPYEWLTPDEIKARWPLIETSDLKGAIYHTEDGYINPADVTQAMAKGARQRGVEIVRKLQADEFHWTGTHWEVTCTKMVEKGGNLVESDEKVVITAEHVVTASGNHAQRTAKMLGIKMPAIPVEHTFIVMDKDPELVKWREAGNPEHPVVRDADNESYAREERGGWILGIYERGAPARFEHGVPDSFRADLFPLDLDRIADQYMAMAERVPSCAESGLKDDFNGPICYTPDGNPLVGPAPGLRNMWLAEGFSFGITAAGGTGYYLAQMMVDGEAEIDMASLDPKRYSSNWMTTEFAARKNEECYEHVYILHHPDEERPAARPLRTAPAYDRQKARGAQFGWVNGWERPNYFGPLDAADNFDEEARSFRRGGWWQHAVDEAKAIREGVGLVDATAFTKHIVKGPGATQFLDWFTCNKLPKVGRINLTYALTVAGTTRTEYTIVRLKDDEYYLVSAGAWTEYDADFLKKAIADKEAEFGRIELQDVTTQWGVFAIAGPKSRDVLKEIIVDADPETALSNKRFPWLSARQIELGMCPVNAIRVAYTGELGWELHHPMEMQNYLFDLLEKAGEKHGMKLVGARAQNWLRQEKSYRAFGNELGRDATPLEADLPRFVDLEKDFHGKDKLIETGVRVKCCTLLIDGPEDADPWGREALYAEDGTRVGRLTSGGYSVAFEKSIGMGYVKPEMAVEGTKLKVKIQDKLWDAVITCDSPYDPKNETIRQNG; encoded by the coding sequence ATGAAAACCCAAGTCAAAGCACTTGTTGTCGGCGGCGGCGCCGTTGGCACGTCGATTGCCTATCACCTGGCCAAGGCCGGCTGGGAAGACGTCATGCTGATCGAGCGTGACGAGCTGACCTCCGGCTCGACCTGGCACGCAGCCGGCCTTCTGCCGCTGTTCAACATGTCCTATGCGACCACCCACATCCACAAGTACTCGGTCGACTTCTACAAGACCCTGGAAGAGGAAACCGGCCTGAACGCAGGTTTCGCCGTGGTCGGCAACCTGCGCATGGCCCAGACCCAGGAGCGCATGGACGAATACATGCTCTATGCCTCCATCGCGGAAACCTGCGATGTGCCTTACGAATGGCTGACCCCGGATGAGATCAAGGCACGCTGGCCGCTGATCGAAACCTCCGACCTGAAGGGCGCGATCTACCACACCGAGGACGGCTATATTAACCCCGCCGACGTGACCCAGGCGATGGCCAAGGGCGCCCGTCAGCGCGGCGTCGAGATCGTCCGCAAGCTGCAGGCCGATGAATTCCACTGGACCGGCACCCACTGGGAAGTCACCTGCACCAAGATGGTGGAGAAGGGCGGCAACCTGGTCGAGTCCGACGAGAAGGTGGTGATCACCGCCGAGCATGTCGTGACCGCATCGGGCAACCACGCGCAGCGCACCGCCAAGATGCTGGGCATCAAGATGCCTGCGATCCCGGTCGAGCACACCTTCATCGTCATGGACAAGGACCCCGAGCTGGTCAAATGGCGCGAAGCAGGCAACCCCGAGCACCCGGTTGTCCGCGACGCTGACAATGAATCCTATGCCCGCGAAGAGCGCGGCGGCTGGATCCTCGGTATCTATGAGCGCGGCGCCCCTGCGCGGTTCGAACACGGTGTGCCGGACAGCTTCCGCGCCGACCTGTTCCCGCTCGATCTGGACCGGATTGCCGATCAGTACATGGCGATGGCCGAACGGGTGCCCTCCTGTGCCGAGAGCGGCCTCAAGGACGACTTCAATGGCCCGATCTGCTACACCCCCGACGGCAACCCGCTGGTCGGCCCGGCACCGGGCCTGCGCAACATGTGGCTGGCGGAAGGCTTCTCCTTCGGCATCACCGCCGCGGGCGGCACCGGCTACTACCTGGCGCAGATGATGGTGGACGGCGAGGCCGAGATCGACATGGCGTCGCTCGACCCGAAACGCTATTCCTCCAACTGGATGACCACCGAGTTCGCGGCCCGCAAGAACGAAGAGTGCTACGAGCACGTCTACATTCTGCACCACCCGGACGAAGAGCGCCCGGCAGCCCGTCCGCTGCGCACCGCGCCCGCATATGACCGCCAGAAGGCCCGCGGCGCACAGTTCGGCTGGGTCAACGGCTGGGAACGCCCGAACTACTTCGGTCCGCTGGACGCAGCTGACAACTTTGACGAGGAAGCCCGCTCCTTCCGCCGCGGCGGCTGGTGGCAGCACGCTGTCGACGAAGCCAAGGCGATCCGCGAAGGCGTCGGCCTGGTGGATGCAACCGCCTTTACCAAGCACATCGTCAAAGGCCCCGGCGCAACCCAGTTCCTGGACTGGTTCACCTGCAACAAACTGCCCAAAGTCGGCCGTATCAACCTGACCTATGCGCTGACCGTTGCCGGCACCACCCGCACCGAATACACCATCGTCCGCCTGAAGGATGACGAGTATTACCTGGTGTCGGCCGGCGCCTGGACCGAATACGACGCCGACTTCCTGAAGAAGGCGATCGCGGACAAGGAAGCAGAGTTCGGCCGTATCGAGCTGCAGGACGTGACCACCCAGTGGGGCGTGTTTGCCATTGCCGGTCCGAAATCGCGCGACGTGCTGAAAGAGATCATCGTTGATGCCGATCCGGAAACCGCGCTGTCGAACAAGCGGTTCCCCTGGCTGTCGGCGCGTCAGATCGAACTGGGCATGTGCCCGGTCAATGCGATCCGCGTGGCCTACACCGGTGAGCTGGGCTGGGAACTGCACCACCCGATGGAGATGCAGAACTACCTCTTTGATCTGCTGGAAAAAGCCGGTGAAAAGCATGGCATGAAGCTGGTCGGCGCGCGCGCCCAGAACTGGCTGCGCCAGGAGAAATCCTACCGTGCCTTCGGCAACGAGCTGGGCCGCGACGCGACCCCGCTGGAAGCCGACCTGCCGCGCTTTGTCGACCTGGAAAAAGACTTCCACGGCAAGGACAAGCTGATCGAGACCGGCGTGCGGGTGAAATGCTGCACCCTGCTGATCGACGGTCCGGAAGACGCTGATCCCTGGGGCCGCGAGGCGCTGTACGCTGAAGACGGCACCCGTGTGGGCCGCCTGACCTCGGGCGGTTACTCGGTGGCCTTCGAGAAATCCATCGGCATGGGCTATGTTAAGCCCGAAATGGCGGTCGAAGGCACCAAGCTGAAGGTCAAGATCCAGGACAAGCTGTGGGACGCGGTCATCACCTGCGACAGCCCCTATGATCCGAAGAACGAGACCATCCGCCAGAACGGCTAA
- a CDS encoding PAS domain-containing protein produces MLLTEWSLSSGREIADIIIRNARLPLCITDPNLPDNPIIFANPAFCELTGYPLDEVTGRNCRFLQGPDTTPESVAAVRELLSGQTVGTVEILNYRKDGSAFLNALQTGSVLGADGKAEYIFGSQLGISAKRAAERRALVLADRELQNRLGNIVNVMSVVIRMTAQEECNSSELGKTLTGRLEALGKAHIDSIVQPARGRPGLHALAEQLLTVYAPLGSRQVSLSGADFTLPEHLVSPLTLVLHELAANAVKHGGVSCAGGKVRLSWSAEGADLLLTWQETGGPAVTVPKRRHGSAIIRKLMAASGGRLEFDWQPSGLVATAAFTA; encoded by the coding sequence ATGCTCCTAACTGAGTGGAGCTTAAGCTCTGGCAGGGAGATCGCGGACATCATCATCCGGAACGCCCGTCTGCCGCTGTGCATCACCGACCCGAATCTGCCGGACAACCCGATTATCTTTGCCAACCCGGCATTCTGCGAGCTGACGGGGTATCCGCTGGACGAGGTGACCGGCCGAAACTGCCGGTTCCTGCAGGGACCGGACACCACGCCCGAAAGCGTCGCTGCTGTCCGGGAGCTGCTGAGCGGGCAGACGGTCGGGACGGTGGAGATCCTCAACTACCGCAAGGACGGCTCGGCGTTTCTGAATGCGCTGCAGACCGGATCGGTGCTGGGCGCAGACGGCAAGGCCGAATACATCTTCGGCTCGCAGCTGGGTATCTCTGCCAAACGCGCGGCGGAACGGCGGGCGCTAGTTCTGGCCGACCGCGAATTGCAGAACCGGCTGGGGAATATTGTCAACGTGATGTCGGTGGTCATCCGGATGACGGCGCAGGAGGAATGCAACAGCAGCGAACTTGGCAAAACCCTGACCGGCCGCCTGGAGGCGCTGGGCAAGGCGCATATTGATTCCATCGTGCAACCCGCGCGAGGCCGGCCCGGGTTGCACGCGCTGGCAGAGCAGCTGCTTACAGTTTATGCGCCGTTGGGCAGCCGTCAGGTCAGCCTGTCCGGCGCTGACTTCACTCTGCCCGAGCATTTGGTATCGCCGCTGACATTGGTGCTGCATGAGCTGGCTGCCAACGCGGTCAAGCACGGGGGGGTCAGCTGTGCCGGGGGCAAGGTACGGCTGTCCTGGTCAGCAGAGGGCGCTGACCTGCTGCTGACGTGGCAGGAAACAGGCGGTCCCGCTGTCACGGTCCCCAAGCGCCGGCATGGGTCCGCCATCATCCGCAAACTAATGGCGGCTTCCGGCGGCAGGCTCGAATTTGACTGGCAGCCGTCCGGGCTGGTGGCCACTGCGGCTTTCACAGCCTAG
- a CDS encoding PRC-barrel domain-containing protein: MKRLAMIALATGIAAAPAVAEMQTDAGHLIRTRDITGGDIYTLNGPMDEDTWGNWEAEGVGPDWNDIGEIEDIILDRSGAMKGIVAEVGGFLDIGDKHVMIPVEDMRLAPVDDKRYVIVTRYTEEQLEQLPEVDEGWWD, translated from the coding sequence TTGAAACGCTTAGCCATGATCGCCCTCGCCACCGGTATTGCCGCTGCCCCGGCAGTTGCGGAAATGCAGACGGACGCAGGCCACCTGATCCGCACCCGTGATATCACAGGCGGCGACATCTATACCCTGAACGGCCCGATGGATGAAGACACCTGGGGCAATTGGGAGGCCGAGGGCGTTGGCCCCGACTGGAATGACATCGGTGAAATCGAAGACATCATTCTGGACCGCAGCGGCGCCATGAAAGGGATTGTTGCTGAAGTCGGCGGTTTTCTGGATATCGGCGATAAACACGTGATGATCCCGGTGGAGGACATGCGTCTGGCCCCGGTCGACGACAAACGCTACGTGATCGTCACCCGCTATACCGAGGAACAGCTGGAGCAGTTGCCCGAGGTGGACGAAGGCTGGTGGGACTGA
- a CDS encoding HD domain-containing protein: MLDKSHKPTWTSFQNATAEDWAAVEAYEAAYNAALPERILDAIRSLDEDWTPYPVNRYQHSLQAATRAYEDGADDEIIVAALIHDTGDILSPYNHGELSAAMLKPYVSEKTYWILKHHCVFQGFYYNHHFGGDPNARDKYRGSPHWEDCRYFCEKYDQCAFDPEYPTKPLEFFEPILRRVLSRGRGHLELAETAKD, translated from the coding sequence ATGCTGGACAAAAGCCACAAACCGACCTGGACCAGTTTCCAGAACGCCACTGCCGAAGACTGGGCCGCAGTCGAAGCCTATGAGGCAGCCTACAACGCCGCCCTGCCCGAGCGGATCCTGGATGCGATCCGTTCGCTGGACGAGGACTGGACCCCCTACCCGGTGAACCGCTACCAGCACAGCCTGCAGGCAGCGACCCGCGCTTACGAAGACGGCGCCGACGACGAAATCATCGTGGCAGCGCTGATCCATGACACCGGCGATATCCTGTCGCCCTACAACCATGGTGAGCTGTCAGCGGCGATGCTGAAGCCCTATGTCAGCGAGAAAACCTATTGGATCCTCAAGCATCACTGCGTGTTCCAGGGGTTCTACTACAACCATCATTTCGGCGGCGACCCGAATGCGCGCGACAAATACCGCGGCAGCCCCCATTGGGAGGACTGCCGCTACTTCTGCGAAAAATATGACCAATGCGCCTTTGATCCGGAGTATCCGACCAAGCCGTTGGAGTTTTTCGAGCCGATCCTGCGCCGGGTGCTGTCGCGCGGCCGGGGCCATTTGGAGCTGGCGGAAACCGCAAAGGATTAA